The genomic interval GCGGATAATCATGACCCATCCCCGCCGACATCCGGCAGGGCGCGACAACCATAGGACGAATCATTCGCCGCCGGCAAGGCCGGACGGCGCGGAGGCCCGCTATGCGCGGACGTTTGCTCAAAGTGCTCATGGTGGTGCTGGTGCTCATCCCAGTGGGGTTGACGGCCTACCTGGCCAACAACCTCTACCACCGCAAGGGCGTGCCCGAAGCCCTGGAAAACCTGACCAAACAACTCTTCCGCTCCAAGGCCGACGAACGCAAGGCCGAAGCCCGGGCCGTGGAGCTGGAACGCAAGACCCAGGAACTGCAAACCGCTTACGACGCCCTGGTGGCCGACCTGCGCGGCGAGGTGGACAGCCGCGACATCCGCGTGCGTCAGTTCCGGGAAAAACTCGAAATCAACTTCGTGGACAAGATCCTCTTCGCCTCGGGCAGCGCCGAGATCACCCCGCGCGGCCGGGAAATCCTGCGCAAGGTCGGGGGCGTTCTGGCCAAGGT from Solidesulfovibrio fructosivorans JJ] carries:
- a CDS encoding OmpA/MotB family protein — its product is MRGRLLKVLMVVLVLIPVGLTAYLANNLYHRKGVPEALENLTKQLFRSKADERKAEARAVELERKTQELQTAYDALVADLRGEVDSRDIRVRQFREKLEINFVDKILFASGSAEITPRGREILRKVGGVLAKVKDKSIYVVGHTDSNPIHSALYPSNWELSTARSASVIRFLSESGGVTPERFTAMGRAFYQPVASNATPEGRHENRRVDIIVAEVPLLAGETGSESMRGTVNTGQPSEHDLTGGQAAPIRETAPQPAAPP